A genomic segment from Drosophila miranda strain MSH22 chromosome 3, D.miranda_PacBio2.1, whole genome shotgun sequence encodes:
- the LOC108158371 gene encoding ligand of Numb protein X 2 isoform X2 — protein MLQRQRTGTSSSIHNPDGDADGAEDGEVCAFCLEQIRNPVKLRCSHTFCKGCLQNYREARGWVAERCPLCRRRLDDHVARKWMATWILVVFLLVLLILLSQGTFYLLLLYW, from the exons ATGCTGCAACGGCAACGCACTGGCACCTCCTCCTCGATCCATAATCCGGATGGGGATGCGGATGGGGCTGAGGATGGGGAGGTCTGCGCCTTCTGCCTGGAACAGATACGGAACCCGGTCAAGTTACGGTGCAGTCACACATTCTGCAAGGGCTGCCTGCAGAACTACCGCGAGGCGCGCGGATGGGTGGCCGAGCGCTGTCCGCTCTGCCGGCGCAGACTGGATGATCATGTGGCCCGGAAATGGATGGCT ACTTGGATCTTGGTTGTTTTTTTATTGGTTCTTTTGATACTCCTCAGCCAGGGGACCTTCTACTTGCTGCTGCTCTACTGGTAG
- the LOC108158371 gene encoding uncharacterized RING finger protein T02C1.1 isoform X3, which yields MLQRQRTGTSSSIHNPDGDADGAEDGEVCAFCLEQIRNPVKLRCSHTFCKGCLQNYREARGWVAERCPLCRRRLDDHVARKWMAVSARGPSTCCCSTGRPP from the exons ATGCTGCAACGGCAACGCACTGGCACCTCCTCCTCGATCCATAATCCGGATGGGGATGCGGATGGGGCTGAGGATGGGGAGGTCTGCGCCTTCTGCCTGGAACAGATACGGAACCCGGTCAAGTTACGGTGCAGTCACACATTCTGCAAGGGCTGCCTGCAGAACTACCGCGAGGCGCGCGGATGGGTGGCCGAGCGCTGTCCGCTCTGCCGGCGCAGACTGGATGATCATGTGGCCCGGAAATGGATGGCTGTAAGTG CCAGGGGACCTTCTACTTGCTGCTGCTCTACTGGTAGACCGCCGTGA
- the LOC108158371 gene encoding tripartite motif-containing protein 75 isoform X1 → MLQRQRTGTSSSIHNPDGDADGAEDGEVCAFCLEQIRNPVKLRCSHTFCKGCLQNYREARGWVAERCPLCRRRLDDHVARKWMAPGDLLLAAALLVDRREKRAASPEDVQTIQN, encoded by the exons ATGCTGCAACGGCAACGCACTGGCACCTCCTCCTCGATCCATAATCCGGATGGGGATGCGGATGGGGCTGAGGATGGGGAGGTCTGCGCCTTCTGCCTGGAACAGATACGGAACCCGGTCAAGTTACGGTGCAGTCACACATTCTGCAAGGGCTGCCTGCAGAACTACCGCGAGGCGCGCGGATGGGTGGCCGAGCGCTGTCCGCTCTGCCGGCGCAGACTGGATGATCATGTGGCCCGGAAATGGATGGCT CCAGGGGACCTTCTACTTGCTGCTGCTCTACTGGTAGACCGCCGTGAAAAGAGGGCCGCTTCCCCTGAAGATGTTCAGACCATACAAAATtag
- the LOC108158257 gene encoding dopamine N-acetyltransferase-like: MSTAANTKDGISIRVMAEKDYSGVKLFMQEQFFTDEPLSRSTGEQVHLQNEKESDEYHLSMIREGTCLIATDENQGGSIVGYVLAGPQYPEDMEKHRKEAAEMEQHTWGRICRLLSKIELEANLFERYGISKALYSHMTSVGASMRGKGLGSRLAATLMEVGRAKGYPLMVAYCTSYYSARQKEALGMECIHSLCYADYKDDQGRVIFTPAAPHTHARIMVIKL, from the coding sequence ATGTCAACGGCAGCGAACACGAAGGATGGCATCAGCATACGCGTCATGGCCGAGAAGGACTATTCTGGGGTGAAATTATTCATGCAGGAACAGTTCTTTACCGATGAACCCCTGAGCCGTTCCACCGGAGAACAAGTGCACCTTCAAAATGAGAAAGAATCCGACGAGTATCATCTATCCATGATCAGAGAGGGCACCTGTCTGATTGCCACCGACGAGAACCAAGGTGGGAGCATTGTGGGCTATGTCCTGGCCGGCCCTCAGTACCCCGAGGACATGGAGAAGCATCGGAAGGAGGCTGCGGAAATGGAGCAGCATACTTGGGGACGAATATGCCGCCTTCTCTCCAAAATCGAGCTCGAGGCGAACCTGTTTGAGCGCTATGGCATCTCCAAGGCACTCTACTCCCACATGACCAGTGTGGGTGCCTCGATGAGGGGGAAGGGCTTGGGCTCCCGCCTGGCTGCCACTCTGATGGAGGTAGGTCGGGCGAAGGGCTACCCCCTGATGGTAGCCTACTGCACGAGCTACTACTCCGCCCGACAGAAGGAAGCACTGGGCATGGAGTGCATCCATTCTCTGTGCTATGCGGACTATAAGGATGATCAGGGCCGAGTGATCTTCACACCGGCAGCACCCCATACGCATGCCCGGATCATGGTCATCAAACTGTGA